GTGAGCTGCAGCTCGCGATGGTAGGCCCCGATACTCCATTCGTCGATGAGCAGCTCTTTGACCTCTTTGAGAAGGGCGCGTACATCTCCATGCAGGATCAGGCGCCCGTCTTCTTGTAACTCGATGTGAATGTCCTCCGGCTCCATGCCCGGCATGGGAGCCGCCACAACCAGACGTTCATCGCTCCGGTAGACTTTGACGGGAACGTGATGGATCTTCAGTCGCTCTTGCATTGCCAATCCTCCTCCTGCCTGCCAAGTTTAGGGACAGGCCCAGCTGAGTTCGATCACTTCACTGGCTGGCTCTCTTCTTCTTCTAAGAAGAGGCACGACGCGCAGCCGGTCAGAGTGTCAGGCTGAGCTTGCAACATAGCTCGGCCATCAAGCTGTTTCCAATTTGGCACAGAACGAAAAGAACCCTTCTACAGAGCACGACTCCCATCGCATCCTCCGCAGGAGGACAAAGGAGAGAGAAGCAAGACAGTGGAGATGGTATTAACACAGGAAACTCTCGCAGCCCTTGCTCCCGACGAGCAGGTCATGAAGGCTGGACAGAAACTTGCCAACCAGAGGCACTGGCAGTCTCTGGGTCAGGACGAGCAAGCCCTGTGGGGAGAATGCCAGGGCAGCGCCCTCTACCGCGTCTGTGTGGATAGGCGTTCGCTGAAGACGTTCTGTAGCTGCCCCAGCCGCAAGATTCCCTGTAAGCACAGCATTGGGCTGCTCTACCTGGCAGCATCCAGGGACAACAGCCTGCCAGTCTCCAGCCCTCCAGAGTGGGTAGAAGCCTGGCTCAAACGCCGTCTGGCAGGTAGACAGCCAGGGGATCAGCCACAATCGGCCTCGGAGGATCAAGGGGCCACGCCGGCTATGGCCACCGCAAAGCAATCAGGCCGTCAACGGCGGGTCCAGCAGCGTCAGCAACGGATGCTCCAGGGCCTGGAGCGCTTTGACCTCTGGCTTGCTGACCTGCTGCGTACTGGTCTGGCCGATGTCCAGGGTGAGATGCTCCGTCAGTGGGAACAGGAGGCCGCCGCCTTGGATGACGCTCAGATCCCGGGCCTGGCCTCCCGCCTGCGGACATTGACGACCGTGCCGTACAGTCGCCCCGACTGGCCAGCAGCCTTGCTGTGCCAGCTCGGACGGCTTGCCCTCTTGAGCGAGGCATTCCGTCATCTGGAGCGCCTGGATTCCGGGCTGCAGGAGGATGTGCGTCAGGCCCTGGGCCTTTCCCTGTCCACAGAGGAGTTGCTCACCCGCGGCGAGCGAGTACGAGATCGCTGGCTCTTTCTCGGTCAGCGTTTGGAACAGCGAGATCAGCTCTGGCAGCAGCGTACCTGGGTGTTTGGGCAAGAGACAGGACGCCAGGCTTTGCTTCTGCAATTTGCCTCTGGCAAACAGCCGGTCTTCCCTGAGCACTACCCTCTTGGCTGCGAACAGGAGGCGGAACTGCTCTTTTGGCCCGGCGCCTACCCACAACGGGCCCGGCTGTTAGAGCACCTTAATCCCGCTACACCTTTGCTCAGCAGTTTACAAGGGGCTGCCGATTTTGCTGGGTTTCTGGAGATGGTGGCAAGGGCGCTGGCACGTCAACCCTGGCTTGAACACTTCTTGTGCATCCTTCAGGAGGCCCTCCCCGTTTGCCTTGATCATGGCCAGCACTGGTATCTCCGCGATCGCCACGGGCAGGCCCTGCCGCTGAGCCACGGCCCACACTGGCAATTACTGGCGCTCTCGGGCGGCCACCCGGTGACTTTCATCGGCGAGTGGAACGGAGAAGAGCTAGTTCCTCTGGCGGTGCTCAGTGCTACCGAAGGCTTTTGCTTGCTACCGCCCCCGCAGAAGTAGCCAGAGCAGCCTGTCTGACAGAGGTGAATCACATAATGAGTCGTATGAATCGCATCGAATCCCTGGTTCATTGCGCCTTGATCGGCACACGTCAGGAGCCGCCACCGCCCGCTCTTGCTTCAGCACCTTTCGAGCGGCTGCTTGACGAGCTCCCGGCGGCCATGCCCCTGGAGCGTAAGTTACTCTTGCTGGCCGGCGCGGAAGCGGTCTATGCCCTGGCCGGAACCTCTCCGTTCCCGTTGGGAGTGACAGTCATCCCTGCGCCAGCAGAGAAGCTGCCCCCTTGCTCACCCCAGGCTGCCGCGCTGATCAAGGGCGTCCTCCAGCAATCTCACAGCGAGCTGCTGCTTCTGGCCCTGGAGCTCCTGGCCCGTCACGGGCGTCGCCTGCCCTTCGCCCTGCTGCCGACCGTATTTGCAGCCCTATCCAGCCTGTCCGCGGCTGCCTCGTGGCCAGTCTTAGCACAGGTGATAGGGGAGCGCGGGCGCTGGCTGATCCGCCTGAACCCTTCCTGGCGCTGCCTGCTCAGCAGCTTGCCTGTGACCGAGTTGAGTGAGCAGGAGCTAAACAGCCTCTGGTATGAGGGCAGCGCCTCAGAGCGCCTGGCTCTTTTGCGCCAACTACGAGTCTACAATCGCCCTCTGGCCCGTCAATTGCTGGAAGAAGTCTGGCCACAGGAGCAGCGAGAGCGGCGACTAGCTCTGCTGGAGACATTTGAGATTGGCCTTGAGCAAGACGATGAGGTTTTCCTGGAGAAGGTCCGTAATCAGCGCAGTTACTATGAGCGCCGCCTGGCCGTCAGCCTGCTCTTGCGCTTGCCTTCCTCAGCCTGCCGTCGCGAGCTGCCCTTGCTGGCTCATGGCTTGCTTCAGAGAGTACAGCAACCAGAGGAAGGCTACGTACGGGCCGTTTTGCCAGAAACCTATCCGCCCAGATGGCAGCGCTTTGGCATCGAACAGAAGCGTTTATCTGTGGTACAGGAACAGCGCACCGCCTGGCTGCGAGAATTGATC
This genomic interval from Thermogemmatispora onikobensis contains the following:
- a CDS encoding Hsp20/alpha crystallin family protein, whose translation is MQERLKIHHVPVKVYRSDERLVVAAPMPGMEPEDIHIELQEDGRLILHGDVRALLKEVKELLIDEWSIGAYHRELQLTQPVDGERANVTYGNGVLVVALPLSTAMRPAHLTLAAHGQAHGLHQGGAGRPSAWT
- a CDS encoding SWIM zinc finger family protein encodes the protein MVLTQETLAALAPDEQVMKAGQKLANQRHWQSLGQDEQALWGECQGSALYRVCVDRRSLKTFCSCPSRKIPCKHSIGLLYLAASRDNSLPVSSPPEWVEAWLKRRLAGRQPGDQPQSASEDQGATPAMATAKQSGRQRRVQQRQQRMLQGLERFDLWLADLLRTGLADVQGEMLRQWEQEAAALDDAQIPGLASRLRTLTTVPYSRPDWPAALLCQLGRLALLSEAFRHLERLDSGLQEDVRQALGLSLSTEELLTRGERVRDRWLFLGQRLEQRDQLWQQRTWVFGQETGRQALLLQFASGKQPVFPEHYPLGCEQEAELLFWPGAYPQRARLLEHLNPATPLLSSLQGAADFAGFLEMVARALARQPWLEHFLCILQEALPVCLDHGQHWYLRDRHGQALPLSHGPHWQLLALSGGHPVTFIGEWNGEELVPLAVLSATEGFCLLPPPQK
- a CDS encoding DUF5691 domain-containing protein yields the protein MSRMNRIESLVHCALIGTRQEPPPPALASAPFERLLDELPAAMPLERKLLLLAGAEAVYALAGTSPFPLGVTVIPAPAEKLPPCSPQAAALIKGVLQQSHSELLLLALELLARHGRRLPFALLPTVFAALSSLSAAASWPVLAQVIGERGRWLIRLNPSWRCLLSSLPVTELSEQELNSLWYEGSASERLALLRQLRVYNRPLARQLLEEVWPQEQRERRLALLETFEIGLEQDDEVFLEKVRNQRSYYERRLAVSLLLRLPSSACRRELPLLAHGLLQRVQQPEEGYVRAVLPETYPPRWQRFGIEQKRLSVVQEQRTAWLRELISLVPPGYWEELLQLSPASIVRSLESTWRTEVLAGLVEATRFHRTPSWARALLSWVDADTQEPLSGAEDLISCLEQEEAEQFLLQALASSQHPWHERWPALLARLPRPWSTSFGSSFLEHTQKRLQELVSHPCLDTGSTASEIQQAARVAMKWQQQWEPALKIAARALPASCLKLALQLVQPLQLAEGKAEKNNVHFIKNEINRLIITFIETIDFHYKLLRELENQ